The DNA region TACGCCAGCGCCGCCACGTGGGCGGATCCGGCCGGCTTGCGGGGTTCGCGAGGAACGGTCAGCCCTTCACCCTCAGCGTCGAACAGGTCGGCCCAGTTGAGCCGGGCAGCGACCCTTACCGCGTCGGGGGTGCATCCGGCACGACAAGTGATCCGCACCTTGTTGTCATCCCCGCGCCAAATCCGAAGGGACGGACGGGAGTCCGCATGTGCCGGACACAGCGCCAGATAGCCCCCGTCCGCCTCCTCGGTGAGTTGCGCAAAGCGTCCGAGTACGTCAGTGAATTTCAAGGGATTCCTTCCTCTCACTGGCGCTGGAGCGCAACGGTTTCCTATCGCCCGCCCACGACCCAAAGGCCGGTCATCCACGCCAGCAGTAGGCCGAACAGGACCATCACGAGCGCGGCTCTCTCGTCGTCCGGGTGTCTCATGTGGCCATCCATTCGGCTAGGGTCTTCGCGCCCTTGGAGAGGTTGCAACTGGCGCATGCGGGAACAACGTTGGATTCAGCGTCCGCTCCCCCGCGTGCTAGCGGGACGACGTGGTCAAGGTGTGTCGCGCGTTCGTCGCAGTATGCGCACCGGTATCGCCAGCGCCGAAGAATCGCCGTTCGGCTGTACTCCACGTGCTCCACTCCGTACGCCTCAGCGCGACGCTTGTGCGTGACCGTGTGGCGCTTGTCCGGCGAC from Kitasatospora cathayae includes:
- a CDS encoding HNH endonuclease — protein: MASCELCGREKPAEDFLAGKARKPSRACQACRNKRRAAHVKNYYRRLSPDKRHTVTHKRRAEAYGVEHVEYSRTAILRRWRYRCAYCDERATHLDHVVPLARGGADAESNVVPACASCNLSKGAKTLAEWMAT